In Equus asinus isolate D_3611 breed Donkey chromosome 13, EquAss-T2T_v2, whole genome shotgun sequence, one DNA window encodes the following:
- the NEURL4 gene encoding neuralized-like protein 4 isoform X6 yields the protein MAAGSGGSGGSGGGPGPGPGGGGGPGGSGPGPGSGGGLGSGGELHPRTGRLVSLSACGRIARRQQPGQEFNHGLVLSREPLRDGRVFTVRIDRKVNSWSGSIEIGVTALDPSVLDFPSSATGLKGGSWVVSGCSVLRDGRSVLEEYGQDLDQLGEGDRVGVERTVAGELRLWVNGRDCGVAATGLPTRVWAVVDLYGKCTQITVLPPEPGFSPPTPISTPPLEPSAPPEDSALAEQGTSGDEDFASMELSEVVSNAILSAYNGGLLNVNLSSPPAGEGLGSSSAATSPILTSNDALLFHEKCGTLIKLSNNNKTAERRRPLDEFNNGVVMTNRPLRDNEMFEIRIDKLVDKWSGSIEIGVTTHNPNSLEYPATMTNLQSGTIMMSGCGILTNGKGTRREYCEFSLDELQEGDHIGLTRKSNSALHFFINGIDQGVATPLTPPVVYGVVDLYGMAVKVTIVHNNNHSDRLRRNNAILRALSPEGALRRAAPAAQAEPERLLFHPNCGQKAAITHEGRTALRPHATDDFNHGVVLSSRALRDGEVFQVRIDKMVDKWAGSIEIGVTTHNPAYLQLPSTMTNLRSGTWMMTGNGVMHNGTTILDEYGHNLDRLKAGDTVGVVRREDGTLHFFVNGMTQGPAAWNVPPGVYAVVDLYGQAAQATIVDDVEVPPVSEPLPEANNQASPSSPSSGAGGSDLRFHQLHGSNAVITNGGRTALRHNCRSEFNDAIVISNRALRDGELFEIVIQKMVDRWSGSIEAGVTAIRPEDLEFPNTMTDIDYDTWMLSGTAIMQDGNTMRNNYGCDLDALGTGARIGMMRTAKGDLHYFINGQDQGAACSGLPPEVYAVVDLYGQCVQVSITNATGPMDNSLATSNTATEKSFPLHSPVTGVAHRFHSTCGKNVTLEEDGTRAVRVAGYAHGLVFSTKELKTEEVFEVKVEELDEKWAGSLRLGLTTLAPGEMGPGAGGGPGLPPSLPELRTKTTWMVSSCEVRRDGQLQRMNYGRNLERLGVGSRVGVRRGADDTMHILVDGEDMGPAATGIAKNVWAVLDLYGPVRSVSIVSSTRLEEPEGTQPPSPSSDTGSEGEEDDDEGEEHGLGGQNQVAIMPTVLEFLENHGKNILLSNGNRTATRVASYNQGIVVINQPLVPQMLVQVRIDCLNRQWTSSLVLGVITCPPERLNFPASACALKRAAWLLRGHGVFHNGLKICEKFGPNLDTCPEGTILGLRLDSSGGLHLHVNGMDQGVAVPDVSQPCHVLVDLYGQCEQVTIVSPEPGAASGKSAGTQGDMEKADMVDGIKESVCWGPPPAASPLKTCEYHALCSRFQELLLLPEDYFMPPPKRSLCYCESCRKLRGDEAHRRRGEPPREYALPFGWCRFNLRVNPRLEAGTLTKKWHMAYHGSNAAAVRRVLDRGELGAGTASILSCRPLKGEPRVGFEEPGENCAPPREEQPPPVLLSPSLQYAGAETLASKVQFRDPKSQRTHQAQVAFQVCVRPGSYTPGPPSAALREPPDPHFSPAELEWVTKEKGATLLYALLVRVE from the exons ATGGCGGCGGGGTCGGGTGGGAGTGGGGGCTCTGGGGGAGGCCCCGGGCCGGggccgggtgggggtgggggccccgGCGGGAGTGGCCCAGGACCGGGGTCTGGCGGGGGTCTAGGCAGCGGCGGGGAACTGCACCCGCGCACTGGGCGCTTGGTGAGCCTGTCGGCCTGTGGGCGTATAGCGCGGCGGCAGCAGCCGGGCCAGGAGTTTAACCACGGGCTCGTGTTGAGCAGAGAACCCTTGCGTGATGGACGCGTCTTCACCGTCCGCATCGACCGCAAG GTCAACTCCTGGAGTGGCTCCATTGAGATTGGGGTGACGGCACTGGATCCCAGTGTGCTGGACTTCCCAAGCAGTGCTACGGGACTAAAGGGGGGCTCATGGGTAGTGTCGGGCTGCTCGGTGCTGAGGGATGGACGTTCTGTGCTGGAGGAGTATGGTCAGGACCTAGACCAGCTTGGCGAAGGGGACCGTGTGGGCGTGGAGCGCACAGTAGCTGGGGAGCTGCGGCTCTGGGTGAATGGGCGGGATTGTGGTGTGGCTGCCACGGGCCTGCCCACTCGTGTCTGGGCTGTTGTGGACCTTTATGGCAAGTGCACTCAAATCACCGTGCTACCCCCTGAGCCAGGCTTCAGCCCCCCTACTCCCATCTCCACACCTCCCCTCGAGCCCTCTGCCCCCCCGGAAGATTCTGCCTTGGCTGAACAAGGGACCTCTGGAGATGAAG ACTTTGCCAGCATGGAGCTCTCTGAGGTGGTGAGCAACGCCATCCTGTCTGCCTACAATGGGGGGCTCCTAAATGTGAACCTGAGCTCCCCACCGgcaggggaagggctggggtcTAGCAGTGCTGCCACCTCTCCCATCCTCACTTCCAACGACGCGCTGCTCTTTCATGAGAAGTGTGGAACCCTCATCAAACTCAGCAACAATAATAAGACAGCTGAGCGCCGCCGGCCCCTGGATGAATTCAACAATGGGGTTGTCATGACCAACCGCCCGCTCCGGGACAATGAGATGTTTGAG ATCCGCATCGACAAGCTCGTAGATAAGTGGTCGGGCTCCATTGAGATTGGTGTCACCACCCACAACCCCAACAGTTTAGAGTACCCAGCGACCATGACCAACCTGCAGTCAG GCACCATCATGATGAGCGGCTGCGGGATCCTGACCAATGGCAAGGGGACCCGCCGAGAGTACTGTGAATTCAGTCTGGATGAGCTGCAG GAGGGCGACCACATTGGTCTCACGAGGAAGTCCAACTCTGCCCTACACTTCTTCATTAATGGCATCGATCAGG GTGTAGCTACCCCACTGACGCCCCCAGTGGTGTACGGTGTGGTGGACTTGTATGGGATGGCAGTGAAGGTAACCATCGTCCACAATAACAACCACAGCGACCGTCTCCGCCGGAACAATGCCATCCTACGGGCACTGTCCCCTGAGGGTGCTCTCCGCCGTGCTGCTcctgctgcccaggcagaacCTGAGCGCCTGCTCTTCCACCCCAACTGTGGGCAGAAGGCAGCCATCACCCACGAGGGACGCACAGCACTGAGGCCCCA TGCCACCGATGACTTCAATCATGGCGTGGTGCTGAGCAGCAGAGCCCTGCGGGATGGAGAGGTGTTCCAGGTGCGCATTGACAAGATGGTGGACAAATGGGCTGGCTCCATTGAGATTGGTGTCACCACCCACAACCCTGCCTACCTCCAGTTGCCCTCCACCATGACCAACTTGCGCTCTG GGACCTGGATGATGACCGGAAATGGGGTGATGCACAATGGGACAACCATCTTGGATGAATATGGGCACAATCTGGACCGCCTCAAG GCAGGGGACACGGTGGGAGTGGTGCGGCGGGAGGACGGGACTCTCCACTTCTTTGTCAATGGCATGACTCAGGGCCCTGCCGCCTGGAATGTGCCCCCCGGTGTCTATGCTGTCGTCGATCTCTATGGCCAGGCAGCACAGGCCACCATCGTGGACGACGTGG AGGTGCCCCCTGTCTCTGAGCCACTCCCTGAGGCGAACAACCAGGCGTCTCCAAGCTCCCCGTcgtcaggggctgggggctctgaCCTGCGATTCCACCAGCTGCATGGCAGTAACGCGGTCATCACCAACGGGGGCCGCACTGCGCTCCGCCACAACTGCCGCAGCGAGTTCAACGACGCCATCGTCATCTCCAACCG GGCTCTGCGGGATGGCGAGCTGTTTGAAATTGTCATTCAGAAGATGGTGGATCGCTGGTCAGGCTCTATTGAGGCTG GAGTGACTGCTATTCGGCCAGAGGACCTTGAATTCCCCAACACTATGACAGACATTGACTACGACACGTGGATGCTGAG CGGCACAGCCATCATGCAAGATGGTAACACGATGCGCAACAACTACGGGTGTGACCTTGATGCACTGGGCACAGGTGCACGCATTGGCATGATGCGAACTGCCAAGGGCGATCTGCACTACTTCATCAATGGCCAGGACCAAGGCGCTGCCTGCTCAGGCTTGCCTCCGG AGGTATATGCGGTAGTGGATCTGTATGGCCAGTGTGTCCAAGTGTCCATCACCAATGCCACCGGTCCCATGGACAACAGCCTGGCGACTAGCAACACTGCCACTGAGAAGTCATTCCCCCTGCACTCCCCAG TGACTGGCGTGGCTCACCGATTCCATAGTACTTGTGGCAAGAATGTCACTCTGGAGGAGGACGGCACAAGGGCAGTGCGTGTGGCTGGCTATGCTCATGGCCTTGTCTTCAGCACCAAGGAACTCAAAACTGAGGAAGTCTTTGAG GTGAAAGTGGAAGAGCTGGATGAGAAATGGGCAGGTTCCCTCCGGCTAGGGCTGACCACACTAGCGCCAGGGGAGATGGGGCCTGGAGCAGGTGGTGGTCCggggctgcctccctccctgccagaGCTACGGACTAAGACCACCTGGATGGTGTCCAGCTGTGAAGTGAGGCGTGACGGGCAGCTCCAGAGGATGAACTATGGCCGGAACCTAGAGAGGCTGGGG GTGGGGAGCCGTGTGGGCGTTCGGCGGGGGGCAGATGACACGATGCACATCCTGGTAGATGGAGAGGATATGGGGCCTGCAGCCACTGGCATTGCCAAG AACGTTTGGGCTGTGTTGGATCTTTACGGGCCAGTGCGGAGTGTGTCTATTGTCAGCTCCACGAGGCTGGAAGAGCCAGAAGGCACCCAGCCTCCTTCCCCAAGCTCGGACACTGGGAGTGAGGGCGAGGAGGATGACGACGAGGGCGAGGAGCATGGCCTGGGA GGCCAAAATCAAGTGGCCATTATGCCCACAGTCCTGGAGTTCCTAGAGAACCATGGGAAGAATATCCTCCTGTCCAATGGGAATCGTACAGCTACACGAGTGGCCAGCTACAATCAGGGCATCGTTGTCATCAACCAGCCTCTGGTGCCTCAGATGCTGGTCCAG GTGCGGATAGACTGCCTGAATCGGCAGTGGACATCTTCCCTTGTCCTGGGAGTCATCACCTGCCCACCAGAGAGGCTCAACTTCCCTGCTTCTGCCTGTGCCCTCAAACGGGCAGCCTGGCTGCTGCGGGGCCATGGGGTCTTCCACAACGGTCTCAAG ATCTGTGAGAAGTTTGGGCCAAATCTGGACACATGTCCTGAAGGCACCATCCTGGGACTGCGGCTAGACAGCTCTGGGGGGCTGCATCTCCATGTCAACGGGATGGACCAGGGGGTAGCTGTGCCGGATGTCTCCCAGCCCTGCCATGTGCTTGTGGACCTCTATGGGCAGTGTGAGCAG GTGACAATTGTGAGTCCTGAACCAGGGGCTGCTAGTGGGAAGAGTGCTGGAACCCAAGGGGACATGGAAAAAGCTGACATGGTGGATG GTATCAAGGAGAGTGTGTGCTGGGGTCCGCCGCCTGCTGCTAGCCCTCTCAAGACCTGCGAGTACCATGCCCTTTGCTCCCGTTTCCAAGAACTGCTGCTGCTTCCTG AGGATTATTTCATGCCTCCACCGAAGCGTAGCCTGTGCTACTGTGAGTCTTGCCGGAAGCTGCGAGGGGATGAGGCCCATAGGCGCCGTGGGGAGCCTCCCCGGGAATACGCTCTGCCTTTTGGCTGGTGCAGGTTCAACCTCAG GGTGAATCCCCGCCTGGAGGCTGGGACACTAACCAAGAAGTGGCACATGGCGTATCATGGGAGCAATGCGGCAGCTGTCCGGAGGGTGCTGGACCGAGGGGAGCTGGGAGCAG GCACTGCCTCCATCCTAAGCTGCCGGCCCTTGAAGGGAGAGCCCCGGGTAGGGTTTGAGGAGCCTGGCGAGAACTGTGCACCTCCTCGGGAGGAGCAGCCGCCTCCAGTGCtgctttccccctccctccaatATGCTGGGGCCGAGACCCTGGCATCCAAAGTGCA ATTCCGGGACCCCAAATCCCAGCGGACGCATCAGGCCCAGGTGGCGTTCCAGGTGTGTGTGCGCCCTGGCTCCTACACTCCTGGTCCCCCTTCTGCTGCCCTCAGAGAACCTCCTGACCCTCACTTCAGCCCAGCCGAACTTGAGTGGGTAACCAAGGAGAAAGGGGCCACGCTCCTCTATGCCTTGCTGGTACGGGTGGAATGA
- the NEURL4 gene encoding neuralized-like protein 4 isoform X2: protein MAAGSGGSGGSGGGPGPGPGGGGGPGGSGPGPGSGGGLGSGGELHPRTGRLVSLSACGRIARRQQPGQEFNHGLVLSREPLRDGRVFTVRIDRKVNSWSGSIEIGVTALDPSVLDFPSSATGLKGGSWVVSGCSVLRDGRSVLEEYGQDLDQLGEGDRVGVERTVAGELRLWVNGRDCGVAATGLPTRVWAVVDLYGKCTQITVLPPEPGFSPPTPISTPPLEPSAPPEDSALAEQGTSGDEAFMVSPAQARPETFPNSLESHNDFASMELSEVVSNAILSAYNGGLLNVNLSSPPAGEGLGSSSAATSPILTSNDALLFHEKCGTLIKLSNNNKTAERRRPLDEFNNGVVMTNRPLRDNEMFEIRIDKLVDKWSGSIEIGVTTHNPNSLEYPATMTNLQSGTIMMSGCGILTNGKGTRREYCEFSLDELQEGDHIGLTRKSNSALHFFINGIDQGVATPLTPPVVYGVVDLYGMAVKVTIVHNNNHSDRLRRNNAILRALSPEGALRRAAPAAQAEPERLLFHPNCGQKAAITHEGRTALRPHATDDFNHGVVLSSRALRDGEVFQVRIDKMVDKWAGSIEIGVTTHNPAYLQLPSTMTNLRSGTWMMTGNGVMHNGTTILDEYGHNLDRLKPPFFQGRGHGGSGAAGGRDSPLLCQWHDSGPCRLECAPRCLCCRRSLWPGSTGHHRGRQVPPVSEPLPEANNQASPSSPSSGAGGSDLRFHQLHGSNAVITNGGRTALRHNCRSEFNDAIVISNRALRDGELFEIVIQKMVDRWSGSIEAGVTAIRPEDLEFPNTMTDIDYDTWMLSGTAIMQDGNTMRNNYGCDLDALGTGARIGMMRTAKGDLHYFINGQDQGAACSGLPPEVYAVVDLYGQCVQVSITNATGPMDNSLATSNTATEKSFPLHSPVTGVAHRFHSTCGKNVTLEEDGTRAVRVAGYAHGLVFSTKELKTEEVFEVKVEELDEKWAGSLRLGLTTLAPGEMGPGAGGGPGLPPSLPELRTKTTWMVSSCEVRRDGQLQRMNYGRNLERLGVGSRVGVRRGADDTMHILVDGEDMGPAATGIAKNVWAVLDLYGPVRSVSIVSSTRLEEPEGTQPPSPSSDTGSEGEEDDDEGEEHGLGGQNQVAIMPTVLEFLENHGKNILLSNGNRTATRVASYNQGIVVINQPLVPQMLVQVRIDCLNRQWTSSLVLGVITCPPERLNFPASACALKRAAWLLRGHGVFHNGLKICEKFGPNLDTCPEGTILGLRLDSSGGLHLHVNGMDQGVAVPDVSQPCHVLVDLYGQCEQVTIVSPEPGAASGKSAGTQGDMEKADMVDGIKESVCWGPPPAASPLKTCEYHALCSRFQELLLLPEDYFMPPPKRSLCYCESCRKLRGDEAHRRRGEPPREYALPFGWCRFNLRVNPRLEAGTLTKKWHMAYHGSNAAAVRRVLDRGELGAGTASILSCRPLKGEPRVGFEEPGENCAPPREEQPPPVLLSPSLQYAGAETLASKVQFRDPKSQRTHQAQVAFQVCVRPGSYTPGPPSAALREPPDPHFSPAELEWVTKEKGATLLYALLVRVE, encoded by the exons ATGGCGGCGGGGTCGGGTGGGAGTGGGGGCTCTGGGGGAGGCCCCGGGCCGGggccgggtgggggtgggggccccgGCGGGAGTGGCCCAGGACCGGGGTCTGGCGGGGGTCTAGGCAGCGGCGGGGAACTGCACCCGCGCACTGGGCGCTTGGTGAGCCTGTCGGCCTGTGGGCGTATAGCGCGGCGGCAGCAGCCGGGCCAGGAGTTTAACCACGGGCTCGTGTTGAGCAGAGAACCCTTGCGTGATGGACGCGTCTTCACCGTCCGCATCGACCGCAAG GTCAACTCCTGGAGTGGCTCCATTGAGATTGGGGTGACGGCACTGGATCCCAGTGTGCTGGACTTCCCAAGCAGTGCTACGGGACTAAAGGGGGGCTCATGGGTAGTGTCGGGCTGCTCGGTGCTGAGGGATGGACGTTCTGTGCTGGAGGAGTATGGTCAGGACCTAGACCAGCTTGGCGAAGGGGACCGTGTGGGCGTGGAGCGCACAGTAGCTGGGGAGCTGCGGCTCTGGGTGAATGGGCGGGATTGTGGTGTGGCTGCCACGGGCCTGCCCACTCGTGTCTGGGCTGTTGTGGACCTTTATGGCAAGTGCACTCAAATCACCGTGCTACCCCCTGAGCCAGGCTTCAGCCCCCCTACTCCCATCTCCACACCTCCCCTCGAGCCCTCTGCCCCCCCGGAAGATTCTGCCTTGGCTGAACAAGGGACCTCTGGAGATGAAG CCTTCATGGTGTCCCCAGCGCAGGCCCGGCCAGAGACGTTTCCTAACAGCCTTGAGTCGCATAATG ACTTTGCCAGCATGGAGCTCTCTGAGGTGGTGAGCAACGCCATCCTGTCTGCCTACAATGGGGGGCTCCTAAATGTGAACCTGAGCTCCCCACCGgcaggggaagggctggggtcTAGCAGTGCTGCCACCTCTCCCATCCTCACTTCCAACGACGCGCTGCTCTTTCATGAGAAGTGTGGAACCCTCATCAAACTCAGCAACAATAATAAGACAGCTGAGCGCCGCCGGCCCCTGGATGAATTCAACAATGGGGTTGTCATGACCAACCGCCCGCTCCGGGACAATGAGATGTTTGAG ATCCGCATCGACAAGCTCGTAGATAAGTGGTCGGGCTCCATTGAGATTGGTGTCACCACCCACAACCCCAACAGTTTAGAGTACCCAGCGACCATGACCAACCTGCAGTCAG GCACCATCATGATGAGCGGCTGCGGGATCCTGACCAATGGCAAGGGGACCCGCCGAGAGTACTGTGAATTCAGTCTGGATGAGCTGCAG GAGGGCGACCACATTGGTCTCACGAGGAAGTCCAACTCTGCCCTACACTTCTTCATTAATGGCATCGATCAGG GTGTAGCTACCCCACTGACGCCCCCAGTGGTGTACGGTGTGGTGGACTTGTATGGGATGGCAGTGAAGGTAACCATCGTCCACAATAACAACCACAGCGACCGTCTCCGCCGGAACAATGCCATCCTACGGGCACTGTCCCCTGAGGGTGCTCTCCGCCGTGCTGCTcctgctgcccaggcagaacCTGAGCGCCTGCTCTTCCACCCCAACTGTGGGCAGAAGGCAGCCATCACCCACGAGGGACGCACAGCACTGAGGCCCCA TGCCACCGATGACTTCAATCATGGCGTGGTGCTGAGCAGCAGAGCCCTGCGGGATGGAGAGGTGTTCCAGGTGCGCATTGACAAGATGGTGGACAAATGGGCTGGCTCCATTGAGATTGGTGTCACCACCCACAACCCTGCCTACCTCCAGTTGCCCTCCACCATGACCAACTTGCGCTCTG GGACCTGGATGATGACCGGAAATGGGGTGATGCACAATGGGACAACCATCTTGGATGAATATGGGCACAATCTGGACCGCCTCAAG CCCCCCTTCTTCCAAGGCAGGGGACACGGTGGGAGTGGTGCGGCGGGAGGACGGGACTCTCCACTTCTTTGTCAATGGCATGACTCAGGGCCCTGCCGCCTGGAATGTGCCCCCCGGTGTCTATGCTGTCGTCGATCTCTATGGCCAGGCAGCACAGGCCACCATCGTGGACGAC AGGTGCCCCCTGTCTCTGAGCCACTCCCTGAGGCGAACAACCAGGCGTCTCCAAGCTCCCCGTcgtcaggggctgggggctctgaCCTGCGATTCCACCAGCTGCATGGCAGTAACGCGGTCATCACCAACGGGGGCCGCACTGCGCTCCGCCACAACTGCCGCAGCGAGTTCAACGACGCCATCGTCATCTCCAACCG GGCTCTGCGGGATGGCGAGCTGTTTGAAATTGTCATTCAGAAGATGGTGGATCGCTGGTCAGGCTCTATTGAGGCTG GAGTGACTGCTATTCGGCCAGAGGACCTTGAATTCCCCAACACTATGACAGACATTGACTACGACACGTGGATGCTGAG CGGCACAGCCATCATGCAAGATGGTAACACGATGCGCAACAACTACGGGTGTGACCTTGATGCACTGGGCACAGGTGCACGCATTGGCATGATGCGAACTGCCAAGGGCGATCTGCACTACTTCATCAATGGCCAGGACCAAGGCGCTGCCTGCTCAGGCTTGCCTCCGG AGGTATATGCGGTAGTGGATCTGTATGGCCAGTGTGTCCAAGTGTCCATCACCAATGCCACCGGTCCCATGGACAACAGCCTGGCGACTAGCAACACTGCCACTGAGAAGTCATTCCCCCTGCACTCCCCAG TGACTGGCGTGGCTCACCGATTCCATAGTACTTGTGGCAAGAATGTCACTCTGGAGGAGGACGGCACAAGGGCAGTGCGTGTGGCTGGCTATGCTCATGGCCTTGTCTTCAGCACCAAGGAACTCAAAACTGAGGAAGTCTTTGAG GTGAAAGTGGAAGAGCTGGATGAGAAATGGGCAGGTTCCCTCCGGCTAGGGCTGACCACACTAGCGCCAGGGGAGATGGGGCCTGGAGCAGGTGGTGGTCCggggctgcctccctccctgccagaGCTACGGACTAAGACCACCTGGATGGTGTCCAGCTGTGAAGTGAGGCGTGACGGGCAGCTCCAGAGGATGAACTATGGCCGGAACCTAGAGAGGCTGGGG GTGGGGAGCCGTGTGGGCGTTCGGCGGGGGGCAGATGACACGATGCACATCCTGGTAGATGGAGAGGATATGGGGCCTGCAGCCACTGGCATTGCCAAG AACGTTTGGGCTGTGTTGGATCTTTACGGGCCAGTGCGGAGTGTGTCTATTGTCAGCTCCACGAGGCTGGAAGAGCCAGAAGGCACCCAGCCTCCTTCCCCAAGCTCGGACACTGGGAGTGAGGGCGAGGAGGATGACGACGAGGGCGAGGAGCATGGCCTGGGA GGCCAAAATCAAGTGGCCATTATGCCCACAGTCCTGGAGTTCCTAGAGAACCATGGGAAGAATATCCTCCTGTCCAATGGGAATCGTACAGCTACACGAGTGGCCAGCTACAATCAGGGCATCGTTGTCATCAACCAGCCTCTGGTGCCTCAGATGCTGGTCCAG GTGCGGATAGACTGCCTGAATCGGCAGTGGACATCTTCCCTTGTCCTGGGAGTCATCACCTGCCCACCAGAGAGGCTCAACTTCCCTGCTTCTGCCTGTGCCCTCAAACGGGCAGCCTGGCTGCTGCGGGGCCATGGGGTCTTCCACAACGGTCTCAAG ATCTGTGAGAAGTTTGGGCCAAATCTGGACACATGTCCTGAAGGCACCATCCTGGGACTGCGGCTAGACAGCTCTGGGGGGCTGCATCTCCATGTCAACGGGATGGACCAGGGGGTAGCTGTGCCGGATGTCTCCCAGCCCTGCCATGTGCTTGTGGACCTCTATGGGCAGTGTGAGCAG GTGACAATTGTGAGTCCTGAACCAGGGGCTGCTAGTGGGAAGAGTGCTGGAACCCAAGGGGACATGGAAAAAGCTGACATGGTGGATG GTATCAAGGAGAGTGTGTGCTGGGGTCCGCCGCCTGCTGCTAGCCCTCTCAAGACCTGCGAGTACCATGCCCTTTGCTCCCGTTTCCAAGAACTGCTGCTGCTTCCTG AGGATTATTTCATGCCTCCACCGAAGCGTAGCCTGTGCTACTGTGAGTCTTGCCGGAAGCTGCGAGGGGATGAGGCCCATAGGCGCCGTGGGGAGCCTCCCCGGGAATACGCTCTGCCTTTTGGCTGGTGCAGGTTCAACCTCAG GGTGAATCCCCGCCTGGAGGCTGGGACACTAACCAAGAAGTGGCACATGGCGTATCATGGGAGCAATGCGGCAGCTGTCCGGAGGGTGCTGGACCGAGGGGAGCTGGGAGCAG GCACTGCCTCCATCCTAAGCTGCCGGCCCTTGAAGGGAGAGCCCCGGGTAGGGTTTGAGGAGCCTGGCGAGAACTGTGCACCTCCTCGGGAGGAGCAGCCGCCTCCAGTGCtgctttccccctccctccaatATGCTGGGGCCGAGACCCTGGCATCCAAAGTGCA ATTCCGGGACCCCAAATCCCAGCGGACGCATCAGGCCCAGGTGGCGTTCCAGGTGTGTGTGCGCCCTGGCTCCTACACTCCTGGTCCCCCTTCTGCTGCCCTCAGAGAACCTCCTGACCCTCACTTCAGCCCAGCCGAACTTGAGTGGGTAACCAAGGAGAAAGGGGCCACGCTCCTCTATGCCTTGCTGGTACGGGTGGAATGA